TATAATTATTACCTGGTTTTTAAATGAGCGCTCGGTTTTCTGTAATTCATCCTCCATTTCTTCAATTCTCTGCCTAAGAATAACACTTGATTTTATCAACCAAAGCACAACTCAATCAAATTTTAAACAATCTCAACATGTTCCCTTTACTCTAACATCTGTACCCTCATAGAGTTCATCcatacatataaaacatattttacatgGTTATAATAAGAGTAAAATACGATCAAAACTAATACTACGTAATGttcttatttatcatttaatGGCTGAAGAATCAGAGTTGGTACGTTATAATGTCCCGAACTGTTCCCCAATAAATTCTCAAATAATCCTGCTATGAATATCTTCCCCCATAaagcattttcttcctgtaattacATCTACAGAAAATTTCCCACAGCTATGACAATTGGGTCTCTCAAATGGTACTatcattttaaaggtttttgaTACACCATATAGCAAACTGCCTTCCTAAAAGaattatatcaatataaaaaaccACCCAGAACCCTTGGTAGGAACCAAGTTCCCTTATAGTCTTGGGTATAAGGAAATTTTTgtcaatttaacattttttcttttgttaacttaaaatttactttttctcatgTGAATTAAATGTATTCATGCTTTTTGACCATTTCTTTATACTTCTATGCTATTTTATTCCACACAGtgtaaaactcatttttaaaagaagttgttTCATCCGCCGCTGAGACCCTCTCCAGAGCTGAACTTACTTGTAAGTTTTCAATTCCTCGGCCGCCAGCACCACCTTCTCGTCTGCGACTGACAGCCGCTGCTCCTTCTCCTGCCGCTCAAACTCCTCCTTACTCAGCTTCCTAAGAGAAAAATCAGCTGTCAAGTCaaagtgtttctctttcttcccagcagTCTGTCTGAAGGCCTCTACTCAAATGTTACCGCCCATCCTCTCTAAAATGCCGACACACCAAGTCAGAAAGAAACTCAAACCTGCCATTGAGGGGGAGAAAATCAGTCTCTGGCCTGTTGGCATACCCCCAGCACTTTCTAACTTCTCCTCACAGTTCTCTACTCACTagtaagtaaaacaaataaatgtaaaaacactATGCGCTCCACGGGCAAGTTTCTTGGGCTTGAGATGATGAAAGCTCATTTTACTTCAATGTGGAAAAGCCAGGGCCAATCAATGTAACACAATCAAGCTTACTAGGGTAAAGAGCGGATAATTCCTTCTCTTAGCTCTCCCATGGAAGGAATGCTTCCCAATCCAAGACTGGTACTATGATAAAGATGGTCAGCCCAACAAAGAGCATTTAGAACGTATCTTCTAACTTATACATCAGTTATAGTATATGTAACTGTATTATCTGTATGTAACCATACATAACTGTATATAACTTCTAACTGTGCAATCAACCACAGGACATTTCCACACTCAGATATAGAACTCCTGCTACCTATTCTCAATGGACTTGTGATTAAGGAAAAAGAATCGGCAATGTCTACTGAATAGAAAAAGAATCCAAACTGTCCCATAATCGAGGTATCATCCACTGGAAACTGGTTTTAACCCAACAACCTTCAGGCTCAAGGTTTCAATCTACTCTAACATAGACTGCGATGGTGGCAATATTGAATggtttaaaaatgctattttcttgttattcttgTACTTCTTTACTCATAGCTCTGATTCAAAAGATACTTAAAACTTAATTTGCTATGAATCAGAATCAAAATGAGAAGAGCCATGGTAAAAAGAGctaataacaaagagaaaaagcatatgTATTCGTTTATAACTGCCCATTCAAtacttcagcaaatatttaatgtgtGGCTGTAATATACTGGTCATGTAGAAAGATGCTAAGATAAAAAAAGTATGAGCAAAGTACTACCCCTGCACTAAGAGCTCACAgtttaatggagaaaagatgCACGTAACAACAGAAAATCCCTCACTCCAGCCGAGGAAGAGATGTGAGAAACTGAGTCTTGAAgaaagatcagagagaaaatTTTGCTTCCAGTAAAGCCTGAGTTAGTCGGAGAACACTGAGAACAGCTAGAACACTggacaaaaatataaagaatgtgAAGGCGTCAGAGACCTAACATGTCGGCTAACAAATGAATGTATGAGGCCAAGATCCAGTAGAGAAAGgaattccaggggccagcccggtggcgcagtggttaagtccgtgtgctccgcttcagtggcccagggttcacagctgggatcccgggtgcggacctacacactcctCATCATGCCAGGCTGAGGcatgtctcacatacaaaacagaggaagatgggcacagatgttagctcagtgacaatcttcctctgcaaaaagaggaggattggcaacagatgttagctcaaggccaatcttcctcaccaaaaaaggaatTCCAGAACTACAACTAAGCCTGGCATCTGGGTTTCCTGGGTTCATCCATGAATTGAAGACAATGCAGAGACATAAGGAGGCCGAGCAGAACTTCCAAGAGATCCTGGGTTCAAAGCAAAGTGAAGTGGAGTTCAAGGCTGCCAATGAGGGAGCTTCTAGTAAAAGCCCTAGGCTTGGGGTGAGACTAGAAAGAGCTGTGCACTTGAAGTGCCAAACAAGCAATACAGTGTCCTTTGAAGGGACAAGGCCATTTTTGAATGATCTTAATTGCTGATTGGATTAAAGTAATGGCAACAAGTTAGAAATAAACTCAATCTTTTCTGCAGGAAAACATTATCCTAGGCCTCTAATTTCCTCTATAATTATCATATACAATGTTCACCACTCAACCAAAACTGACGAGGCCCTCCACAAGACATTGTGATCAAaatctaaaagacaaaagaaatggacCCATCAGGTATCCACATAATGGAATTATCgcacagactttaaaaatattgtgccTTATATATTCAAGGAAGTAAAAGTGAAAACTAGGAATTTTAGTTCctagaaactataaaactgaaattaagaactcagtcATTGATTTTAGCAGCAGATTTGACAACTCAAGTGAATTTTAGCACACTAGAAGATAGGTCAGAAAAAAAACTCCATCCAGAACAAAGCAAATACAGATAAGAATGTAGGAGACAcactggaaataataaaaaatatttaagtggaatcttcaaaggaaaagagagaatgaagcagaaTCAATATATGAAGACCCAAAAATTCAAGAGGTGCTGACGACCCCAAGTAACATAAACGCAAAAGAGcaaagaagggggaggggaagggagcagaaaaaacaaaaacacccacgCCAACGCACCTCCCACCAAAACCGCTGAAAACCCAAAAGAACGTCTCCAGGCAGCAAGCGCAGGAGTGAGACATGTGAACAGGGAAAATAAGACTGACAATGGATTCCTCAAAGAAActttaaaagcagaaagtaaCTGGTTATCTTTAAAGGCTGAAATCAGAAAACTGTGAAAATTCTATAGCCAGTAGAAAGATCCTTAAAAAATGGAgtcaaaataaagatgttttcataCAAAGATAAACTGATCAAATCTGTCACTACAGGTTGCTCCTCAAGTGCAATGACAGTGATCCCACATGGAAGGTGGGAGAcgcaggggagaaggaagaactgCTAGAAATATGTGTGCCGATCGGATGAACACTGCCGCGAAAGCAGCATAAGAGGAAATCAAAACATCCTGTGGAGTTTAAGTAGCAACACATTACCACCACAGTATCCAAGTCAGGAGGGGGCTGAAGCCCAGGAAGAGGTAAATCTTTATGTCAGACTTTAAGTGCAGGGTATAGGTTGTGGTCTTTAGGGTAATTACATGAGACAAGTACCAAGCTTAAACAGGGGGAAAGCTGATTAAAAATACTGAAGCGATCCAGAAGACAGGAGGGAGCGAAAAAGGAACACAGAACAGGCCATCAAGTAGAAAGGAAATAGCAAGAGGCAGATGTAaacctaaatatatatttaggagttacaagaaaaaaacGAATACTCATCCAGTCTCTATTGCTACCTACCATTTATACCACAACTCACCCCAAAAATGATCTTAAGGAACATACAACTTGAGTAGGCAGGAGACTGCCAGGAGGAAATAACGTAAAAGGACACCTTCACTGCAGAGAAAGCAACAGGCACGATGACAAAGAGGCTCCGAGTGGCATGAGGAAGTGTGTTCAGTGTGGCTGCAGGTCAGGAAGCATGAGAAGGAGCTGCAGGAAACGCACCTGGAGAGGCAGCTCAGGACGACTGACAGCAAGAGCCCTGTGTGCCTGCTCACGAGTCAGAAATTGACCCGGAAGGGAATGGGGCATCCTGGATAGATTTTACGCACATGACATGGAATAGACTTGTATTTTACAAAGTCCACTCGGGTGGTTGCAGAGAAAATTAACCAGAGTTTGGAAGAAAGGgtctaagaaagagaaagtggagcAAGGCGATTAGTTAGGGACTGGCAGGAAAGATGATATGGGCCTGGACTAACACAGTGGCTCGGGGGATGGAGAGCAGGGTACGAAGCAGCCATGGTGACTGGGTGCATGCGGGAGGAACTGAATGAAACAGTGCCACAATGACTGTAccatcaagaaaaacaaatgccatTTAGGTAACTCAGCTTACTGCTGGTAGCAGAGAAGtgctctttaaaacaaaaggtaATGAAACAAGAAATACTTCTCTGAAGCAGGCCAGATATTTAGATCCGGCGTGAACAAAATCTGGAAAATCTAAACTGACTGCTTGGtaagaattagagaaaaagttAGCAGTGGACTTTCCTTGTTTAATGGCATCAGGCAATAACAGCCTAAGCATTTTAACAGGATTAAATTTGCTCAGCAAGATAAGCTTCCTTACAGACTGCCATATATGCCGAAGGGTAAAGTATAGGAGCCAGCACAAACGCAACTGCCACTGACAACCTATTTTTAGAGAACTCAGGTatttttgtggagaaaaaaacTTACAATGTTCTACAGAAGTGCATCTTTCAAAAAATACCTACCTCCAAATTTGAGATGTATACTTCAGATTAACACCTAAATAAACACATCCAACAggtatttctgtatttaaaacTCCCAACACCCTTGCCGCAATGTCAATATGTAACGTTTAGTCTGAGTATTTGATTATATTAAGTTCCAAACTCAATACCTTCAATATCTAAATATTCCTTTTGAAGTATTTATTCTACTAAAAATCATGTCATACAAACCGCTCTGCATTTTTAAAGTCTCTATTAAGAACTGGAAGAACACTGCAAGGCAAATCAGAATTACACAACTgaccacagagaaagaaaagtgaaataagcGAGGGAGCCATAAGAGGGTGTGGATCTTCAAAAAAAGCCCTTCCACGGTAGTAACTGCTCTTAGTTCCAGGAAACCACTCCCCTCTCAAATAAATTACAGGCAACAATTTCTGACAACTTGttacaatggaaagaaaaatgcaagctATGGGAAacgaggaagaaagaaagaaagacaaatctaCACTGATTATAGATGGTAAatcctcttaaaaaaaagacGGAATTATCAATAGCAGCACACGCATTTAGTTGTATGACCATACTGTTACCAATGAACCACGAAATCTTACTTCTGCAGAGCCATCTCCTTCTGCTGATAGAGCTCGTTCAGAACCTCCACTTTCTGCCTCAAGGTGCTGCACTCAGCCTCTAGTCCAGCTTTGGCAGCCTCCAGGGAACTGCGATCatcttctaatttctttatttggtCTGTAAGGATAAAACATTCGAACCTTGTGTGCACGCACAGGACCTGAGAACTTGCTGAGGGGGGATGCTAAGAGGCGTGAGAAACATGAAAGCAGGAAGCCATTCTTTATCTTTCCAGCGCAACTCTACAGCTTCCCAATATACGGCAAGTTCTTCTCAAGAAGCGACCCACCTTTCAGGTTACACTCAGTGGACATCGACGCTCTAAGCTTAACTTGTGAAAGTTTTAGATCCTCTTCAACCACCGATATTGCAGTTTGGGTCTAAAaattgcagaagagaaagaagtattCTTAAAAGCTCAGCGCAGTAAGAAGTCACAGGCACTTAGGGGCTCGACAGAAAG
The sequence above is a segment of the Equus quagga isolate Etosha38 unplaced genomic scaffold, UCLA_HA_Equagga_1.0 85469_RagTag, whole genome shotgun sequence genome. Coding sequences within it:
- the LOC124234531 gene encoding transport and Golgi organization protein 1 homolog, yielding MKNQIKQMMDVSRTQTAISVVEEDLKLSQVKLRASMSTECNLKDQIKKLEDDRSSLEAAKAGLEAECSTLRQKVEVLNELYQQKEMALQKKLSKEEFERQEKEQRLSVADEKVVLAAEELKTYKQRIEEMEDELQKTERSFKNQ